Proteins from one Mucilaginibacter jinjuensis genomic window:
- a CDS encoding carbon-nitrogen hydrolase family protein translates to MELKKVKVGVVQATPALFDIDKTIDIVCDWIEKGAQAGCELLLFPESFIPCYPRGLSFDAVIGKRTDHGREVWLDYWNNSLDVTSDHLKTISEAVKKADLMVALGVTEKEKIGGSLHCSLLYFGKNGALLGKHRKLKPTGLERFIWGESDGTTLTTLDTDLGIIGGLICWENYMPLARMSMYSKGVEIYLAPTADARPAWQATMQHIALEGRCFVLACNQIVKKSDYPERYQAELANEPEMMSAGGSVIISPMGEVLAGPLWNEEGLLTAELDFEVLAKSKLDFDCVGHYARPDVFNYSVNKQPETIKVDSSSTQ, encoded by the coding sequence ATGGAACTGAAAAAAGTAAAAGTTGGCGTAGTACAAGCCACCCCTGCCCTGTTTGATATCGACAAAACGATTGACATTGTTTGCGATTGGATTGAAAAAGGCGCACAGGCTGGCTGCGAACTTTTACTTTTCCCCGAATCATTTATCCCCTGCTACCCACGCGGACTAAGCTTCGACGCCGTAATTGGCAAACGTACCGACCATGGCCGCGAAGTATGGCTGGATTACTGGAACAATAGCCTCGATGTAACTTCAGATCATTTAAAGACCATTAGCGAAGCCGTAAAAAAAGCTGACCTGATGGTGGCACTTGGTGTTACCGAGAAAGAGAAAATTGGCGGCTCATTACATTGCAGCCTGTTGTATTTCGGTAAAAACGGTGCCTTATTAGGCAAACACCGCAAATTAAAACCAACCGGTTTAGAACGCTTTATATGGGGCGAAAGCGATGGCACAACACTCACCACATTGGATACTGACCTGGGTATCATTGGTGGCCTCATCTGCTGGGAAAACTATATGCCGTTGGCCCGAATGAGCATGTACAGTAAAGGTGTGGAGATTTACCTTGCACCTACTGCCGATGCCCGCCCGGCCTGGCAGGCTACCATGCAACACATCGCTCTGGAAGGCCGCTGTTTTGTATTGGCTTGCAACCAGATTGTTAAAAAATCCGACTATCCCGAACGCTACCAGGCCGAATTAGCCAACGAGCCCGAGATGATGAGCGCAGGTGGCAGTGTAATTATTTCTCCCATGGGCGAAGTTTTAGCCGGGCCATTGTGGAATGAGGAAGGCTTATTAACTGCCGAACTGGATTTCGAAGTATTAGCCAAAAGCAAGCTCGACTTTGATTGCGTTGGCCACTATGCCCGCCCCGATGTATTTAATTACAGCGTAAACAAGCAGCCCGAAACCATAAAAGTTGATAGTTCGTCAACCCAATAA
- a CDS encoding cold-shock protein — protein MATGKVKWFNNAKGFGFITPHDGSEDVYAHHSQIRIPGVKVLKERQEVSYDLITTAKGKEAANITVVILA, from the coding sequence ATGGCAACAGGTAAAGTAAAATGGTTTAACAATGCTAAAGGCTTTGGCTTTATTACCCCGCACGATGGCAGCGAAGATGTTTATGCACATCATTCACAAATCAGGATTCCGGGAGTTAAGGTATTGAAAGAAAGGCAGGAGGTATCTTACGATCTTATTACTACAGCCAAAGGCAAAGAGGCTGCCAATATTACGGTTGTTATCCTGGCGTAA
- a CDS encoding Glu/Leu/Phe/Val family dehydrogenase, with the protein MLSTDATPNTLFDLLNEFGHQKVVFCNDPDTGLKAIIAIHNTTLGPALGGTRMWAYKTENDALKDVLRLSKAHTYKAAISGLNIGGGCAVIIGDPRKDKSEALMRRFGRFITNLNGEFITAEDMGTNPKDMEYIRMETKHVTGLPESMGGSGDPTPIAAKGVFMGIKASVKELYGNDSLAGRSVIVQGIGHVGENLVKLLREENTKVYISDINEERVIQIAKKYGAQAVANHSIFDLSADIYAPCALGGTVNTSTIAKLKCAIIAGSANNQLEDETIHGNMLLEKGILYAPDYVINAGGLMNCYSELMGFSKQRTLQLTENIYEATRNILKLSKAESISTIEAANKIAEKRITDIRKIKSSY; encoded by the coding sequence ATGTTATCTACGGATGCTACTCCTAATACCCTGTTTGACCTTCTGAATGAGTTCGGTCATCAAAAGGTTGTTTTTTGCAATGATCCCGATACCGGCCTAAAAGCCATTATCGCCATACACAATACCACGCTTGGCCCTGCTTTGGGCGGCACGCGTATGTGGGCATACAAAACAGAAAACGATGCTTTGAAGGATGTTTTGCGCCTTTCTAAAGCACATACCTACAAGGCAGCTATTTCTGGTTTAAACATTGGGGGCGGCTGTGCAGTAATTATCGGCGACCCACGTAAAGATAAATCAGAAGCTTTAATGCGCAGGTTTGGGCGCTTTATTACCAACCTTAACGGTGAGTTTATCACTGCCGAAGATATGGGCACCAACCCTAAGGATATGGAATATATCCGTATGGAAACCAAGCATGTTACCGGTTTGCCGGAAAGTATGGGCGGTAGCGGCGATCCAACTCCTATAGCAGCTAAAGGTGTGTTTATGGGGATTAAAGCTTCGGTTAAAGAGCTTTATGGTAACGATTCGCTGGCAGGCCGTTCTGTAATAGTGCAGGGGATAGGCCACGTGGGCGAAAACCTGGTAAAACTGCTTCGCGAGGAGAATACAAAGGTTTACATCAGCGATATTAACGAGGAGCGCGTAATACAGATAGCTAAAAAATACGGTGCACAGGCAGTAGCCAACCACAGTATTTTTGATTTAAGCGCTGATATTTATGCACCATGCGCACTGGGTGGTACGGTTAATACCAGTACCATTGCCAAGTTGAAGTGTGCTATCATAGCAGGTTCGGCAAATAATCAGCTCGAGGATGAAACCATTCACGGCAATATGTTGTTGGAGAAGGGCATTTTGTACGCGCCGGATTATGTGATTAACGCAGGTGGCTTAATGAACTGCTATTCGGAACTGATGGGTTTCAGCAAACAACGCACGCTGCAGCTTACCGAAAACATTTACGAGGCTACGCGCAACATATTAAAACTATCGAAAGCCGAAAGCATAAGCACTATTGAAGCTGCCAACAAAATAGCCGAAAAGCGCATAACTGATATTAGAAA
- the ychF gene encoding redox-regulated ATPase YchF: MGLQCGIVGLPNVGKSTLFNCLSNAKAQAANFPFCTIEPNVGVITVPDERLTKLAELVNPQRIVPNVIEIVDIAGLVKGASKGEGLGNQFLGNIRATNAIIHVLRCFDDDNVIHVDGSVDPIRDKEIIDTELQLKDLDSVEKKLQKVDKAAKVGDKDAKRAQDLLNIYKNHLLAGKSARTAPVALEDQDVIEDLWLLTAKPVMYVCNVEEKSVNTGNAYVEKVKEAVKDENARVLIISAQIESEIAQLETYEERQMFLDDLGLEESGVNKLIKAAYQLLNLSTYFTAGVQEVRAWTITQGFTAPQAAGVIHTDFEKGFIRAEVIKYNDFVTYGSEAACKEAGKMGVEGKTYIVQDGDIMHFRFNV, translated from the coding sequence ATGGGTTTACAATGTGGTATAGTCGGTTTACCAAACGTGGGCAAATCGACACTTTTTAACTGTTTATCAAATGCAAAGGCACAGGCGGCTAACTTTCCGTTTTGTACCATTGAGCCAAACGTGGGCGTAATTACCGTACCAGATGAGCGCCTTACCAAGCTGGCCGAACTGGTAAATCCGCAGCGTATAGTGCCTAACGTTATCGAAATTGTTGACATTGCAGGCCTTGTTAAAGGTGCCAGCAAAGGCGAAGGTTTGGGTAACCAGTTTTTGGGTAACATCCGTGCCACTAACGCCATTATACACGTTCTGCGTTGCTTTGATGATGATAACGTAATACACGTAGATGGTTCTGTTGACCCTATCCGCGATAAAGAAATTATTGATACCGAACTGCAATTGAAAGATCTGGATTCGGTAGAGAAGAAACTGCAAAAGGTAGATAAAGCTGCTAAGGTTGGCGACAAGGATGCTAAACGTGCGCAGGATCTTTTAAACATCTACAAGAACCATTTACTGGCCGGTAAATCTGCCCGTACTGCGCCGGTTGCTTTAGAAGATCAGGATGTGATCGAAGATCTTTGGTTGCTTACCGCTAAGCCGGTAATGTACGTTTGTAACGTAGAAGAAAAATCGGTTAATACCGGTAACGCTTACGTGGAGAAGGTTAAAGAAGCAGTTAAGGACGAAAACGCACGCGTGCTGATCATCTCGGCCCAGATCGAATCTGAAATTGCCCAACTGGAAACTTACGAAGAGCGCCAGATGTTTTTAGATGATTTAGGCCTGGAAGAATCGGGTGTAAACAAGCTGATTAAGGCTGCTTACCAACTGTTAAACCTGAGTACTTACTTTACCGCAGGTGTACAGGAAGTACGCGCCTGGACTATTACTCAGGGCTTTACAGCACCACAGGCAGCAGGCGTAATCCACACGGATTTTGAGAAAGGGTTTATCCGCGCTGAGGTTATTAAATACAACGACTTCGTGACTTATGGCTCTGAAGCTGCTTGTAAGGAAGCCGGCAAAATGGGTGTTGAGGGTAAAACCTACATTGTGCAGGATGGCGACATTATGCACTTCCGTTTTAACGTATAG
- a CDS encoding DUF3276 family protein: MGDFDNREREEVFSKKVRAGKRTYFFDVKATRSNDYYITVTESKKRLEDGVFVKHKIFLYKEDFEKFAEGLKTTVDYIKSHQEVVEKRYEFGDVEVAKTADEDFSFEI, translated from the coding sequence ATGGGAGATTTTGACAATAGAGAGCGGGAAGAGGTTTTCTCAAAAAAGGTAAGGGCGGGTAAACGAACTTATTTTTTTGATGTTAAGGCAACACGATCTAACGATTACTATATTACCGTAACTGAAAGTAAAAAGCGCCTCGAAGATGGCGTTTTTGTTAAACACAAGATTTTTTTATACAAAGAAGATTTTGAAAAATTTGCGGAAGGCCTTAAAACCACTGTCGACTATATTAAATCTCACCAGGAAGTTGTTGAAAAACGTTATGAGTTTGGCGATGTTGAAGTTGCTAAAACTGCCGATGAAGATTTCTCTTTCGAAATATAA
- a CDS encoding ABC transporter ATP-binding protein: MKDLFYLNKFFIKYRWYFVPGILFVIISNVFGVLPAQVIRVAFDLVTENIAIYRLYSGFGKQDVIYDIFGSSLLLFGVLVLVLALLRGMFLFFMRQTLILMSRHIEYDLKNLIYQHYQALSLAFYRRHSTGDLMNRATEDVSRVRMYLGPGIMYTANTLAVFVLTVGMMLTVNLRLTLFSVLPLPILIFVIYYVNNIINFRSEKIQERLSALSSFVQVTFSGIRVIKSYVREDFIRDSFTAESNSYKTHSMALVKVQALFYPLMLLLIGISNIIIIYVGGVEVMKGTVTPGNIAEFIVYLNQLTFPVIALGWVTSLIQRAAASQKRINEFLHEKSDIISTGPPHHISGQIVFDNVSFTYPETGIQALKSISFTANPGEMVAIIGRTGSGKSTIANLIMRMYDVDKGHIIIDDKAVNQIDLENYRSQVGFVPQEVFLFSDTIGRNIAFSADVMDQPRVEQAAKDAAVYNNIIEFEEGFDTMIGERGITLSGGQKQRVSIARAIFKQPQILIFDDCLSAVDTRTEEEILNNMGQIMNGKTSIIIAHRISTIKNADQILVMDQGEIIERGTHDFLMEQRGAYFDLYEKQLLEEQENA; the protein is encoded by the coding sequence ATGAAAGATCTCTTCTACCTCAATAAATTCTTTATCAAATACCGCTGGTACTTTGTGCCGGGTATTTTGTTTGTAATTATATCCAACGTTTTTGGTGTGCTGCCTGCGCAGGTTATCCGTGTGGCCTTTGATTTGGTTACCGAAAATATTGCCATATACCGTCTGTACTCTGGCTTTGGTAAGCAGGATGTGATTTACGACATCTTCGGCTCCAGCCTGCTCTTGTTTGGTGTACTGGTATTGGTACTGGCCTTATTGCGGGGTATGTTTCTGTTTTTTATGCGGCAGACATTGATCCTGATGTCGAGGCATATTGAGTATGATCTTAAAAACCTGATCTACCAACATTACCAGGCGCTTTCTTTAGCTTTTTACCGCCGCCACAGCACCGGCGATTTAATGAACCGCGCCACTGAAGATGTAAGCCGGGTGCGGATGTACCTTGGTCCGGGCATTATGTATACCGCCAATACACTAGCGGTTTTTGTATTAACCGTGGGCATGATGCTTACCGTTAATTTGCGACTAACGTTATTTTCTGTATTGCCGCTGCCTATATTGATATTCGTAATTTACTATGTAAACAACATCATTAACTTCCGGAGCGAGAAGATCCAGGAGCGCTTATCAGCGCTATCCAGCTTTGTGCAGGTCACATTTTCGGGCATCAGGGTAATTAAATCATACGTTCGGGAGGATTTTATCCGCGATAGCTTTACCGCCGAGAGTAACAGTTATAAAACACATTCTATGGCCTTGGTAAAGGTTCAGGCTTTGTTTTACCCGCTCATGTTGTTGCTTATCGGTATCAGTAATATCATTATTATTTATGTGGGCGGTGTTGAGGTAATGAAGGGTACAGTTACCCCCGGCAACATCGCCGAGTTTATTGTGTACCTCAATCAGCTTACCTTCCCGGTTATTGCACTGGGTTGGGTTACTTCGTTAATACAGCGTGCGGCAGCTTCGCAAAAGCGCATCAATGAGTTTCTGCATGAAAAATCAGACATTATTTCTACCGGTCCACCACACCATATAAGCGGGCAAATTGTGTTTGATAATGTATCCTTCACTTACCCGGAGACTGGCATACAAGCGTTAAAGTCAATTTCATTCACCGCCAACCCGGGCGAAATGGTGGCGATTATTGGCCGTACCGGTTCAGGTAAATCAACCATTGCCAATTTAATTATGCGGATGTATGATGTTGATAAAGGCCATATTATTATCGACGATAAAGCAGTTAATCAGATCGACCTGGAGAATTACCGTTCGCAGGTTGGATTTGTGCCGCAGGAAGTTTTCCTCTTCTCAGACACCATTGGCCGTAACATTGCTTTTAGTGCCGATGTGATGGACCAGCCGCGTGTTGAGCAGGCGGCAAAAGATGCAGCGGTTTACAATAATATTATTGAGTTTGAGGAAGGCTTCGATACCATGATTGGCGAACGGGGCATTACCCTATCTGGCGGACAAAAGCAGCGTGTATCTATCGCCCGTGCTATTTTTAAGCAGCCGCAGATTTTGATTTTTGACGATTGCCTCTCTGCCGTTGACACCCGTACCGAAGAAGAAATATTGAACAACATGGGGCAGATTATGAATGGCAAAACCAGCATTATTATAGCCCACCGAATATCGACCATTAAAAATGCTGACCAGATATTAGTGATGGACCAGGGTGAAATTATTGAGCGTGGTACCCACGACTTTTTGATGGAGCAACGTGGAGCTTACTTCGACCTGTACGAAAAACAACTTTTAGAAGAACAGGAGAACGCTTAA
- a CDS encoding DUF5362 family protein: protein MEETVIHEENPHKSDPRDLVLTPEAQYYLNDGAGWAKFLGIMGFIGCGFILIIALSMGAILGMTARLSPNPAGIPSGLGGVFGFIYALLALLYFFPSLYIYKFGTGAKKGILMRESADITVAISKLKSFLKFWGVLMIIGLAFSVLGFLSMLTALSHLSH, encoded by the coding sequence ATGGAAGAAACGGTTATTCACGAAGAAAACCCACACAAGTCAGATCCCCGCGATTTAGTACTAACACCCGAAGCTCAATACTATCTTAATGACGGTGCCGGCTGGGCTAAATTTTTAGGTATTATGGGATTTATAGGCTGTGGGTTCATCCTTATTATTGCGCTCTCAATGGGAGCCATTCTTGGCATGACTGCAAGATTATCACCCAACCCTGCAGGCATCCCATCCGGATTAGGAGGTGTGTTCGGCTTTATTTATGCGCTTTTAGCTTTGCTTTATTTCTTTCCGTCCTTATACATTTATAAGTTTGGTACAGGTGCAAAAAAAGGGATTCTAATGCGCGAATCTGCCGATATTACTGTCGCAATATCTAAACTTAAATCATTCTTAAAGTTTTGGGGGGTGCTTATGATCATCGGTCTGGCATTTAGTGTACTGGGGTTCCTTAGTATGCTAACAGCGTTAAGCCATCTTTCGCATTAA
- the mgtE gene encoding magnesium transporter: MEEMVEQVEALLEQGDVNQLQDYLNNLNISDVEQLIDELPEHAAMFLETLSLNRAVNVFRILDFPTQERIIKKLSGKKIAELINELPPDDRTAFFGELHGDTVKSLILHLPPNDRKEALSLLGYKEDSVGRLMTPDYIAVRKTWDVQRVLNHIRRFGKNSETIDVIYVIDDNGVLLDDIRIREILLVVPETKIIDLMDSRLIALNVNDPQEEAINIFRMNNRVALPVTDNDNILLGIVTVDDILWIANEEYTEDIQKIGGTEALDEPYLDIPLLRLVKKRVGWLIILFLSEMLTATAMGFFEGAIEKAVVLALFIPLIISSGGNSGSQASTLIIQAMALGEVTVRDWWRVMRRELVSGLMLGATLGTIGFFRIYIWTMFSNVYGPHWILVGLTVGIALVGIVLWGSLAGSMLPLALKRLGLDPATSSAPFVATLVDVTGLIIYFSIAVVIMRI, translated from the coding sequence ATGGAAGAAATGGTTGAGCAAGTAGAAGCGTTGCTGGAGCAAGGTGATGTAAACCAGTTACAGGATTATTTGAATAACCTCAACATATCGGATGTTGAACAGTTGATAGATGAGCTGCCCGAACACGCAGCCATGTTTCTGGAAACCCTTTCGTTAAACCGTGCGGTTAATGTATTCCGCATCCTGGATTTCCCTACGCAGGAACGCATCATCAAAAAACTTTCGGGTAAAAAGATCGCCGAGCTGATCAACGAGCTGCCACCCGATGACCGTACCGCATTTTTTGGGGAACTGCATGGCGATACGGTAAAAAGTTTGATCCTTCACCTGCCGCCTAACGACCGTAAAGAAGCGCTTTCGCTCTTGGGTTATAAAGAAGATAGCGTTGGCCGCTTAATGACGCCCGATTATATTGCCGTTAGAAAAACCTGGGACGTGCAACGGGTGCTGAACCACATCCGCAGGTTTGGTAAGAATTCGGAGACCATTGATGTTATTTATGTAATTGATGATAACGGTGTTTTGCTGGATGATATCAGGATCCGCGAGATCTTATTAGTAGTGCCCGAAACCAAGATCATCGACCTGATGGATAGCCGCCTGATTGCGCTGAATGTGAATGACCCACAGGAGGAAGCGATCAATATATTCAGGATGAATAACCGGGTGGCATTGCCGGTAACCGATAATGATAATATTTTGCTGGGTATTGTTACCGTTGATGATATCCTTTGGATTGCTAACGAAGAATATACCGAAGACATTCAAAAAATAGGTGGTACTGAAGCCCTCGACGAACCTTACCTCGATATACCCTTACTTAGATTGGTTAAGAAACGCGTAGGATGGCTCATTATCTTATTCTTAAGCGAAATGCTTACCGCTACTGCCATGGGCTTTTTCGAAGGCGCTATTGAAAAGGCAGTTGTGCTGGCATTGTTTATTCCGTTGATTATATCGAGCGGTGGTAATAGCGGTTCACAGGCTTCTACGCTGATTATACAGGCCATGGCCCTGGGTGAAGTTACCGTACGCGACTGGTGGCGCGTAATGCGCCGCGAACTGGTATCTGGCTTAATGCTAGGGGCCACGCTGGGTACCATAGGTTTCTTCCGTATCTATATCTGGACGATGTTTAGTAACGTTTACGGTCCGCATTGGATACTGGTTGGATTGACCGTAGGCATTGCGTTAGTGGGTATCGTACTTTGGGGCTCATTGGCCGGTTCTATGTTGCCGCTGGCTTTAAAGCGTTTAGGCTTAGACCCTGCAACCTCATCTGCGCCATTTGTAGCCACGTTGGTGGATGTTACCGGGCTAATCATTTACTTCTCGATAGCAGTTGTAATAATGCGGATATAA
- a CDS encoding winged helix-turn-helix transcriptional regulator: protein MLATEKIEKKYDAAADCPIAATIDVIGGKWKPIIIWLLIQDTKRFGELHKFIPGIALKVLSRHLKEMEADGIIIRQAFAEVPPRVEYSLTEKGRSLTAIMQALAVWSNDNILGKE from the coding sequence ATGTTAGCAACAGAAAAAATAGAAAAAAAATATGATGCCGCTGCCGATTGCCCCATTGCGGCTACCATAGATGTAATAGGCGGTAAATGGAAACCGATTATAATTTGGCTACTCATCCAGGACACCAAACGGTTTGGCGAACTGCACAAATTTATCCCCGGTATAGCACTAAAGGTTTTATCGAGGCACCTTAAAGAGATGGAAGCCGACGGCATTATCATCCGGCAGGCATTTGCAGAAGTGCCGCCACGGGTAGAGTATTCCCTTACTGAAAAAGGACGGTCGCTAACGGCCATTATGCAGGCCCTGGCTGTATGGAGTAATGATAATATACTGGGAAAGGAATAG
- a CDS encoding carboxymuconolactone decarboxylase family protein, with the protein MENNKSETYEKGLALLNQLHGGQAGEQLVNNLKDICPDFVDMTIEWAMQGIMARPGLDLLTREYLLIASCTTLGHTVPQLKAHIDAALKLGASKQQIVEVILQMTFYAGGAAVSNALSHAKEVFQQHN; encoded by the coding sequence ATGGAAAACAATAAATCAGAAACCTACGAAAAAGGATTAGCCCTATTAAACCAGTTACACGGCGGGCAGGCCGGCGAGCAATTGGTAAATAACCTCAAAGATATTTGCCCCGATTTTGTTGACATGACCATTGAATGGGCCATGCAGGGAATTATGGCGCGCCCGGGTCTTGATTTGCTTACCCGCGAGTATTTGCTGATAGCCTCATGCACCACACTTGGCCACACGGTGCCACAATTAAAAGCGCATATAGATGCCGCATTAAAATTGGGTGCAAGCAAACAACAAATAGTAGAAGTTATTTTACAGATGACCTTTTATGCAGGCGGGGCAGCAGTAAGCAATGCGCTGAGCCATGCTAAAGAAGTATTTCAACAACATAATTAA